The nucleotide sequence TCATTCGGGATTTTCCGGTCATCGCCAACGCAAGGTACAGGCTGTCGTAAAACGTTTGGCGGTGTTTCAGGGCAATTTCCCATGCAAGCTTCAGAAACGCCCCGTGCGGATGCACCACCAGCGGCGACCTCTTGAAGCTGTCCAGGATTTCCCCCCCGGTTGCCCCATCGAACTCGCCCGCCCGACACTTCTTCCAGAGAATGTTTCCGAACTCCGCCTGGATCAACTCTGGAGCCTGCAAGTCGATCTTCCTCCGAAGCAGGCGCAACGCGTGCTCGGAGTGGATCTCGGGCACGAACCATTTCACAGCGACACTGGCATCGACCACATAAGCGGTCTTCACCGGCCGCGATCCTCACGGACGAGGCGGGAGCTGTCGCTGAATTTACCGCCGGCAAGGCGACGTTGCCAGCCTTCCGCTGCGGCAATCATTTCCTCGGGCGTCATGCGTGCGGATTCGATCAGAATAGCTTTCACCTCGCCCTGCAACGACCGGTGGTGCCGCTTCGCCTGGCGTTTCAGTCGTTCCACCAATACATCGTCCAAGTCACGTACCAGGATCTGTGCCATCGTAAGCCTCCGGGCCACTAAGATAGCATTATGATAGCACATGATCGGGGCGTTTTCGCGAACAACCTGTTGATCCCGCAACTGTGGCCCAGAAGTTGTTGTCGAACGAATATCGGTGCTCCCCGTTGGCGACTCCGGAATACGCTACCCGCGTCGTCAGGAACCCGTCTTAAGAGAACGCGATCGCCTGCGTCGTGTTGTCAGGGATTGGAGCGACCGCGCGTGTCAACGTCCAGACCCTGTCCGTGTTGTCGAAGTAGGTCAGATCGACGGACGCCTCCTGGTAAATTGCCCCTGCGAATCTTCCCCCGTTGTCGTTCGTCTCGTCGATCGCACGGGCTGACCCCATTGGCGTCCATCGCACACCTTCATTTCGT is from Deltaproteobacteria bacterium and encodes:
- a CDS encoding type II toxin-antitoxin system VapC family toxin codes for the protein MKTAYVVDASVAVKWFVPEIHSEHALRLLRRKIDLQAPELIQAEFGNILWKKCRAGEFDGATGGEILDSFKRSPLVVHPHGAFLKLAWEIALKHRQTFYDSLYLALAMTGKSRMITADRKFYNALAGTPAERHLLWIEDVT